taaaatctaaaatcCTTTGTCAGtaatttttgtctttaattctGACACAGCTACTAGAAGCTGGTCAACCAGTCAGTTAGTATTAATTTAAGcatcttttccttttctgtctATATGATGCTCTGGATTTGTAATGTAATAATCTTACAGTTGCCTTTACTGTTGGTACTGTGACTTTTCACGATGGAAAAGTCGGTGGAAAAGTCCTAGAATTTGAAGTTCTTTGGATTTGGTTTTGGTCTGTTCTTCTTGTTGAGTGTACTTCCAGTAATTAACATTGTTCATTAGTGTATTCAATAAAAACACGAAGCacacaattaaataaacattggcTTATATATGTTAAAAGCCTGATGTGAAATTCACATCAATGAAATATTTCAGGTTTGAAGTGCAGCCCTCAGTGGGACAGCAGCACACGCAGAGTTACAGGAACTGGAACCCACCGTTGCTCGGCAACCTGCCTGATGACTTCCTTCGAATCTTGCCCCAGCAGTCAGACAGTATACAGGTGCAGAATTGCACATTTACCTCATAAATGAAgcatgctgttttatttttctattcttGAAGAAaaatctctttattttcttctgtaaGAACAGCACACGTCTTTTAATTTTAAAAGTAACTATCctattatgtattgtttttcTATTACATTTGTTATTTAGAGCTCTCAAAGCAGTGTCCATAAGCCATCGTCCTCCCTGGCATCACTCCCTCAGCCGGCTGCCTGTGTTGCTGGAGCATCTGAACAGGAACGCAAGCTCAAACAGTATCTGGAAGATGAACGCATCGCTCTCTTCCTCCAGAACGAAGAGTTCATGAAGGAGCTGCAGCGCAACCGCGAGTTTCTCGTCGCACTGGAACGAGGTGCATAGATTTTACACCATACCCCTGCTTTTACAAGGACATCTTTCACTGATTTAAATAACGGTCATTTGTGATGGTTAACGCCCATCAATGTTAGGGCAGGGCATTGCATTAAAATTGCACCCTGTAGTCAGTTTACAAGGTTCACTACAGTTGAACTTTTGAAAGATCATACTGTGACATGACCATCTGTCAGCCAATAGGAGGTATTGGGACAGAACTTCAGGTAAGTGTGAAGCAAGATGGGGAGATTTGTATAGTCCAAAGGTCCAAATCTATAAGGACAGCTCAGATAGCACTAAACTAGTTAACCACTGTGCTGTGGGTGCTGGgttctttttttgttgacaCTGCATCATTTTTGAGACAATGGCATATATATGTAAAAGAACAGAAATTCTTTAAATTTGTATTTCCTTTCAAAAGCATGTCATATCAGCAAttcattttattgcattttagaAACGTCCCTGTGAAAGCAGTCAAGAGGTTTTATGATAAATAGGTACATCTAACAAACTGCATGGATCTAGTGATGAACATAAGTAATGAGTACATGTAACAATAACTGATGTTTATATAAACCAAAACTGTGTTCATTTACATAGCTATAACAGAGTATCTCTCAGAGTATTGACTGATACAGACATCCTCACATCCGCTTTGCATGTTTCAGATTCAGTTATGCAAAACATCACAGGCATGACGGCAACAGCGATTAAAACAAGTTGTGCCCTATGTCCACTTATAATTATCGGTGTTAATCACATACATTTACAACAAACTACATGTTCCTGAATTACAAAATCTAAACTTGACAAATTTAATACCATATCAATCCAGTGTTTTAGGATAGTATCGGCCCACATACTGATACTAGGACACTAGAAAGCAGCAGGTTTCCAGACATGACTTTCCTGTTATACATAAACTCATTTGCATATGTATGAATACTGTTTTACTCAATAATGTTTGCTTTCACTTACCAGTGTAGGCTGTATCTGTGTACATCTGAGttagaaagttttttttctttttcttttagagTTTCTGTCCCTAAAAGAAAAATATCGTTATTTTTTAAGTATGCAGGACACCAGAAAGTCGacattttccttttcatttttaacacaaATTCCTGTCTGTTTTAGATCGCCTGAAATATGAATCAAAGAAATCTAGGTCAGCTGGTAACTCTACAGGTAAATGTCCCATGGGGTTGGATTTGTGTGCTTTTATCGATGTGTGTACAATTTTGTGACTTAATATTATAGATATTTAAAGCAGGAGGCAGAGTGCATTTTCAGTGATCTTGCATGTCATCCACATGACAGGTGAACACTACATTCCTGTATCATTTGAGGCATGCACAGTGGTGTCAGATGATGCCCAGTTCAGAGACAAACTGAAGCACATGGGAAAATGTAAGCCACTTTCTTTTGACCCAAAGAAATCACAATTCCAAAAATATACAGCATGGTCAATGTCTAAAGTAACGGGGACATCTCTTCTACAGCAACCAGGAAAAAACTGTTCGAGATCGCCAGAGGGTTTTCAGAAAAGACAAAACGAAGAAAGGCCAAAAGAAGGACCCTCCTGAGACATCATTCATATCCTTCAAAAGGCTGATTCTGAATATGGACATTTTTAAGATGACTAAATATGGAATAATGAGAAAGAACCTCATTCATCTGCTTTATtttggtcagggttgtggtagATCCAGAGACTGTTCCAGGAACACTGAGTCAGTCTATTGCGGTGTACCTCGCAGAAACAGTcgcacattcattcacacctaggagtATTTTAGGGaagccaatccacctacctgcatgtttttgggaggtgggaagaAACTAGAGATCCTGGAGGAAATCCAAATAGACCCCACTGTGCCActaaaaacatgcaaaattcTAATGAAACCAAACCTGTATTCAGTGTTTGTTAAAATTTTACTCATTTAGCTGGCATTTACTGACTGGCTACAATTCAGCTGGAATTAGCTGAGCAGCTGGACGTTACACAGATATTATTATAGTGAATTCGAGCAGTTTGCCTTTGCTGCTATCTACCCTCAGTCCTGCTTGTGtactgttatattttattttattatttaagtggAAATTAATGTAATGCATGATGTATTACAATTTATCCACCCTGGGGTTGCTGTCCAGTATATTAACAATAGTTGAACATATTAGTGTTTGCTTTAACAATCTCTCAGATTGGGCACTGCCAACTCCACTGCAAATTTGCTGGATGATGTGGAAGGAAACCCCTGCGGTAAGAATAATCACGTTTCTACACATAttcactgaccaggcataacattatgaccacctgcctaatattgtgttggtcccccttttgctgccaaaacagccctgacccatcatgcattgtgtattctgacacctttctatcagaaccagcattaacttcttcagcaatttgagcaacagtagctcatctgttggaccggaccacacgggccagcctttgctccgcATGTGCAACAATGAgtcttggctgcccatgaccctgtcgccggtacactactgttccttccttggccctcttttgatagatatggACCAccgcagactgggaacaccccacaagagctgcagttttggagatgctctgatctagtcgtctagccatcacagtttggcctttgtcaaaatccttacgcttgctcatttttcctgcttctaacacatcaactttgaggacaaaatgttcacttgctgcctaatatatcccacccactaacaggtgccatgatgaggagataatcagtattattcacttcacctgtcagtgctacatacactatattgccaaaagtattcgctcacctgccttgactcgcatatgaacttaagtgacatcccattcctaatccatagggttcaatatgacgtcggtccaccctttgcagctataacagcttcaactcttctgggaaggctgtccacaaggtttaggagtttgtttatgggaatttttgaccattcttccagaagcgcatttgtgaggtcacacattgatgttggacgagaaggcctggctctcagtctccgctctaattcatcccaaaggtattctatcgggttgaggtcaggactctgtgcaggccagtcaagttcctccacaccagactctgtcatccatgtctttatggaccttgctttgtgcactggtgcacagtcatgttggaagaggaaggggccagctccaaactgttcccacaaagctgggagcatggaattgtccaaaatgtctcggtatgctgaagcattcagagttcctttcactggaactaaggggccaagcccagctcctgaaaaacaaccccacaccataatcccccctccaccaaactttacacttggcacaatgcagtcagacaagtaccgttctcctggcaaccgccaaacccagactcgtccatcagattgccagatggagaagcgcgattcgtcactccagagaacgcgtctccactgctctagagtccagtggcggcgtgctttacaccactgcatccgacgctttgcgtTGCActtgatgtatggcttggatgcagctgttcggccatggaaacccatt
The window above is part of the Hemibagrus wyckioides isolate EC202008001 linkage group LG17, SWU_Hwy_1.0, whole genome shotgun sequence genome. Proteins encoded here:
- the cuedc1b gene encoding CUE domain-containing protein 1b — translated: MTSLFRRSSNGGSRGGGGAAGAGGGGAGGGGGGSTTGELNNSRPNRQVRRLEFNQAMEDFKTMFPSMDYEVIECVLRSNNGAVDATIDQLLQMSIDDNASDDSSDSDDSIPPEILERTLEPDSSDEEPPPVYSPPTYDMHIFDRKYPNAPPTPPPRFEVQPSVGQQHTQSYRNWNPPLLGNLPDDFLRILPQQSDSIQSSQSSVHKPSSSLASLPQPAACVAGASEQERKLKQYLEDERIALFLQNEEFMKELQRNREFLVALERDRLKYESKKSRSAGNSTGEHYIPVSFEACTVVSDDAQFRDKLKHMGKSTRKKLFEIARGFSEKTKRRKAKRRTLLRHHSLGTANSTANLLDDVEGNPCEEESQLRRLAVQDEERPQREALS